In one Pseudomonas purpurea genomic region, the following are encoded:
- a CDS encoding RHS repeat-associated core domain-containing protein, whose translation MNLQVHRNTPTLKVNDSRGLAVRQVDYLRTGIETPALALISRQVHDALGRLIAQWDPRLFGVAPKPNVSTAYGLSGHAVWFDSVDAGWRLNLIGVAGQSLRRWDARGCHWQTDYDNQLRVVAVHEQPPEQPQTIVEYVEYAGNLADPAHNLRGQKIAQDDPSGSLVFPSFSLLGIPLRETRTFLDGMACTTSWRYNAKGAVLTQTDAAGHRQHTGFDLAGQLKHVFLQLKDESDPQPLYQHLTYNAFGQLDTQRAGNGVVSTWGHDPADGRLTSLKAGIPGQALRQDLGYVYDRTGNVLRIEDHTLSPVFFANQRTDGHRDFIYDSLYRLTGASGFEGETPHLQPGLPELIKPEDCGRRFNYTQQYDYDPGGNLTRLRHVRDGHCYTRCLRIAPHSNRGLAWQTGDPDPDFSRGFDAHGNQGLLQAGQPLGWNHRDQLNNVTLIQRDSGASDEETYAYSQGVRVHKRLIRQARALSHIDDVRYLPGLEIRTRDDSQELHVITLAGGHGSVRCLYWAKGKPDGIDAHQLRYSLDDHLGSSSLELDRNGALISREVYYPFGGSCWWAARSAVEADYKTVRYSGKEMDISGLYYYGQRYYAPWLQRWVSADPAGDVDGLNLYAMVGNNPMLYVDRNGDIRHVAEALNTVAQGATTAANIAGDLHNAASTFDALVPDNAFTAEENKAMTFWKFARSKSGRASFKWGAGIGLAIGGAVGTVFGPGWGNLTGSLIGAVVGGAVGVGIRYLTYKHNFKAGQYTEAIQTVSRDVANAANDVANGKVPEMVSNALDELIPKDIQFALNAMTRAERLDLSRFDPKDPIYLEKLIAVTERAEQAARQKADEIMADNGLEGFAERIRELTDKAAALPDKASELMSESGDLIPDGFLNQGAAQTQALASALDPRATVKPRTRRTLETSV comes from the coding sequence ATGAACCTTCAGGTGCATCGCAACACCCCGACCCTAAAAGTCAACGACAGTCGGGGTTTGGCGGTCCGGCAAGTCGACTACTTGCGCACGGGGATCGAAACCCCAGCCCTGGCGCTGATCAGCCGACAAGTCCATGACGCCTTGGGGCGACTGATCGCGCAATGGGACCCGCGACTGTTTGGCGTGGCGCCCAAACCCAATGTATCCACGGCCTATGGGTTGTCCGGCCATGCCGTTTGGTTCGACAGCGTCGACGCGGGGTGGCGTTTGAACCTGATCGGGGTCGCAGGACAGTCGTTGCGCCGCTGGGATGCACGCGGTTGTCACTGGCAAACCGATTACGACAACCAGTTACGGGTCGTCGCCGTTCATGAACAACCGCCCGAACAACCGCAAACCATCGTTGAGTACGTCGAGTACGCAGGTAACCTGGCCGACCCGGCCCATAACCTGCGCGGGCAGAAGATTGCACAGGACGATCCTTCCGGCTCGCTGGTTTTCCCAAGCTTCAGCCTGCTGGGTATACCGCTACGTGAAACCCGGACCTTTCTCGATGGCATGGCCTGCACGACCTCATGGCGTTACAACGCCAAAGGGGCGGTGCTGACCCAGACCGATGCCGCTGGCCACCGGCAGCACACAGGGTTCGACCTCGCCGGTCAGCTCAAGCACGTTTTTCTGCAACTCAAGGATGAAAGCGACCCGCAGCCCCTCTATCAGCACCTGACGTACAACGCGTTTGGCCAACTCGACACGCAACGGGCGGGAAACGGCGTTGTCAGCACCTGGGGCCATGACCCCGCGGACGGTCGTCTGACGAGCCTGAAAGCCGGCATCCCCGGTCAGGCCTTGCGGCAAGACCTCGGCTACGTCTATGACCGAACGGGCAACGTGCTGCGCATTGAGGATCACACCCTTTCACCGGTGTTTTTTGCCAACCAACGGACCGACGGTCACCGTGACTTCATCTATGACTCGTTGTACCGGCTGACCGGCGCCAGCGGTTTCGAAGGCGAAACACCTCATCTTCAACCCGGTTTGCCCGAGCTGATCAAACCCGAGGATTGCGGTCGACGCTTCAACTACACCCAGCAATACGACTACGACCCGGGCGGCAACCTCACCCGGTTGCGCCACGTTCGCGACGGCCATTGTTACACCCGCTGCCTGCGCATCGCCCCCCACAGTAATCGTGGCCTGGCGTGGCAGACAGGCGACCCGGACCCCGACTTTTCCAGGGGCTTCGATGCCCACGGCAATCAAGGCCTGTTACAGGCTGGCCAGCCTCTTGGCTGGAACCACCGCGATCAGTTGAACAACGTCACCCTGATCCAGCGCGACAGCGGTGCCAGTGATGAGGAAACCTATGCCTACAGCCAGGGTGTGCGGGTCCACAAGCGGTTGATACGACAGGCGCGCGCCCTCAGCCACATCGACGATGTTCGCTACTTGCCGGGGCTGGAGATCCGCACCCGGGACGACAGCCAGGAACTGCACGTCATTACCCTGGCAGGTGGCCATGGCAGTGTTCGTTGCCTGTACTGGGCCAAGGGCAAACCTGACGGAATCGACGCCCATCAACTGCGTTACAGCCTCGACGATCACCTGGGCTCCAGCAGCCTTGAACTGGACCGCAACGGCGCGCTGATCAGCCGGGAGGTTTACTACCCGTTCGGCGGCAGTTGTTGGTGGGCGGCGCGCTCGGCCGTGGAAGCCGATTACAAGACCGTGCGCTACTCGGGCAAGGAAATGGATATCAGCGGGCTGTATTACTACGGGCAGCGCTACTACGCGCCGTGGTTACAGCGCTGGGTCAGCGCGGACCCGGCGGGGGATGTGGATGGGTTGAACCTGTATGCGATGGTGGGGAATAACCCGATGCTGTACGTCGACAGGAATGGAGACATAAGGCACGTCGCCGAGGCCTTGAACACCGTAGCGCAAGGTGCAACGACTGCCGCCAACATTGCAGGGGATTTGCACAACGCGGCATCAACTTTTGATGCGCTCGTTCCAGACAACGCCTTTACGGCTGAAGAAAACAAAGCCATGACTTTCTGGAAGTTCGCGCGCTCCAAAAGTGGCAGGGCTTCCTTTAAATGGGGCGCGGGCATCGGTCTTGCCATCGGTGGTGCGGTCGGGACTGTTTTCGGCCCGGGCTGGGGCAATCTGACGGGGAGTTTGATCGGCGCAGTGGTCGGGGGCGCAGTCGGGGTCGGTATCCGCTACTTAACCTATAAGCACAATTTCAAAGCCGGGCAATACACCGAAGCAATTCAAACAGTCTCCCGCGACGTCGCCAATGCTGCCAATGACGTGGCCAATGGCAAGGTTCCAGAGATGGTGAGCAATGCGCTGGACGAGTTGATTCCCAAGGACATCCAGTTTGCATTGAATGCGATGACACGTGCCGAGCGTCTGGATCTATCCAGGTTCGATCCGAAAGACCCCATTTACCTTGAAAAGTTGATCGCTGTGACCGAAAGAGCAGAACAAGCGGCGCGTCAGAAAGCTGATGAAATTATGGCTGACAATGGACTTGAGGGCTTTGCCGAGCGAATCAGGGAGCTGACTGATAAGGCTGCCGCTCTGCCCGATAAAGCCTCGGAACTTATGAGTGAATCAGGCGACTTGATTCCCGACGGCTTTCTCAACCAAGGTGCTGCGCAGACCCAAGCACTGGCGTCCGCTCTTGATCCGCGCGCCACTGTAAAACCCAGAACCCGCAGAACGCTCGAAACCTCAGTGTGA
- a CDS encoding RHS repeat-associated core domain-containing protein, which translates to MTPTLDLHTPTLRINDGRGLPVRHVAYWRNAAGATAQALPTRQVHDALGRLIEQWDPRLYGSAPKPNVASVYRLSGTALRVDSVDAGQRLSLAGIAHQELQRWDARGTHWQTDYDDQLRIVAVHQRPTGQAPDTLERLTYADHSADPAFNRRGQLIRLVEPSGELNINRFSLHGQRLEETRTFADGPVFTSLWQYSATARLLVQTDAAGHRQISRFNVAGQLKAISLHLKEASAPQNIVSTLEYNAFNQVESKITGNGVFSHWTYNPADGRLSALKSGVAGESLQQNLSYVYDPVGNVLHIDDHTLPPVFFANQRIDGHRSFIYDSLYQLISASGFEGETPHLLPGLPELNTPADPGPRFNYSQHYDYDLGGNLIRLRHVRDGHCYTQSLRIAPHSNRGLPWKEGDPDPGFDDAFDAHGNLQALNNHQPLRWNTQDQLAGVTLIRRKTGLDDEETYAYSQGARVFKHQVSQAKSVSHSRAVRYLPGLEIRTLDDREELHVITLPGSVRCLHWVKGQPVGIDKTQLRYSLDDHLGSSSLELGEHGERISHEVYYPFGGTAWWAARSAVDADYKTVRYSGKEMDASGLYYYGLRYYAPWLQRWINPDPGGDVDGLNLYAMVGNNPVTYLDLDGGIRLQGGVTAQIKATFANGDPDMLFDLKIHRHLEILSLVKLRNRDAGQQILNHRSSTEHALSTTRRTGTLLLKFGAVELVSTGVGAALGAPGGPPLMAITAAAGFIAGKAVKKAVGYGAEKTGTSASVSLNTRLMAPDNITREVFAKASGTEARFNHLKQTLNPTTAHGQKNLKATGARAALGSVPLLGPGLKTIPNLIEVLHEVDEAGTPLSAEQVQELDNHLVNLATTLDRGMTNLQSRFTELGRDEALGYTPQRLREKTNKVINQLKDTRTVLHSRSSRFTAV; encoded by the coding sequence ATGACGCCGACCCTTGATTTGCATACCCCCACATTGCGGATCAACGACGGCCGCGGCCTGCCCGTTCGCCACGTCGCGTATTGGCGCAACGCTGCGGGTGCGACGGCACAGGCACTGCCCACCCGGCAAGTCCACGACGCCCTCGGCCGGTTGATCGAACAATGGGACCCGCGCCTGTACGGCTCTGCACCCAAACCCAATGTGGCCAGCGTCTATCGGTTGTCCGGTACCGCGCTGCGGGTCGACAGTGTCGACGCCGGCCAGCGCCTGAGCCTGGCCGGCATTGCTCATCAGGAACTGCAACGCTGGGACGCACGCGGCACCCATTGGCAAACCGACTATGACGATCAACTGCGTATCGTCGCCGTGCACCAGCGCCCCACCGGACAAGCGCCTGACACCCTTGAGCGCCTGACCTACGCCGATCACTCGGCCGACCCGGCGTTCAATCGACGTGGGCAACTGATCCGTCTGGTCGAGCCTTCCGGCGAGCTGAACATCAACCGTTTCAGCCTGCACGGCCAGCGTCTCGAAGAAACGCGCACCTTTGCCGATGGCCCGGTATTCACCAGCCTCTGGCAATACAGCGCCACCGCCCGATTACTCGTGCAAACCGATGCCGCGGGACACCGGCAAATCAGCCGATTCAATGTCGCCGGGCAGCTCAAGGCCATCAGCCTGCACCTCAAGGAGGCCAGCGCGCCGCAAAACATTGTCAGCACGCTGGAGTACAACGCCTTCAATCAAGTCGAGTCGAAAATCACCGGCAACGGTGTATTCAGCCACTGGACCTACAACCCCGCCGATGGACGCCTCAGTGCGCTTAAATCCGGCGTTGCGGGGGAAAGCCTTCAGCAGAACCTCAGCTACGTCTACGACCCCGTGGGCAATGTGCTGCACATCGACGACCACACCCTGCCCCCGGTGTTTTTCGCCAACCAGCGCATCGACGGCCATCGCAGCTTCATCTACGACTCCCTGTATCAACTGATCAGCGCCAGCGGTTTCGAAGGTGAAACACCTCATCTGCTGCCCGGTTTGCCTGAGCTGAACACGCCTGCAGATCCAGGCCCCCGCTTCAACTACAGCCAACATTACGACTACGACCTGGGCGGCAACCTGATCCGGTTGCGTCATGTTCGCGACGGCCATTGCTACACCCAAAGCCTGCGCATCGCGCCCCACAGCAATCGCGGCCTGCCCTGGAAGGAAGGCGACCCCGACCCGGGGTTCGACGACGCCTTCGATGCCCATGGCAACCTGCAAGCGCTGAACAACCACCAACCGTTGCGCTGGAATACTCAGGATCAACTGGCCGGTGTCACGCTGATCCGCCGCAAAACGGGCCTCGACGACGAGGAAACCTACGCCTACAGCCAAGGCGCCCGGGTTTTCAAACATCAGGTGAGCCAGGCCAAAAGCGTCAGCCACAGCCGTGCTGTCCGTTACTTGCCGGGGCTGGAAATCCGCACCCTCGACGACCGCGAAGAACTGCACGTCATCACCCTGCCCGGCAGCGTGCGTTGCCTGCACTGGGTCAAGGGCCAGCCCGTGGGTATCGACAAAACCCAACTGCGCTACAGCCTCGACGATCACCTGGGTTCCAGCAGCCTTGAACTGGGCGAACACGGCGAACGGATCAGCCACGAGGTTTACTACCCTTTCGGCGGCACGGCGTGGTGGGCGGCGCGTTCGGCGGTAGACGCGGACTACAAGACGGTTCGTTACTCAGGCAAGGAAATGGACGCCAGTGGGTTGTATTACTACGGATTGCGTTACTACGCGCCGTGGTTGCAGCGCTGGATCAATCCTGACCCTGGGGGCGATGTGGATGGGCTGAATCTGTATGCGATGGTGGGGAACAACCCCGTCACGTACCTGGACCTGGATGGGGGGATACGGTTACAGGGTGGGGTGACGGCACAGATCAAAGCGACCTTCGCCAACGGCGACCCGGACATGCTCTTCGATTTGAAAATCCACCGTCACCTGGAAATACTAAGCCTGGTGAAACTGCGAAATCGTGACGCCGGGCAGCAGATACTCAATCACCGATCTTCCACCGAACATGCCCTTTCCACCACACGCAGAACCGGCACACTTCTCCTCAAGTTCGGCGCAGTCGAACTGGTCTCAACCGGCGTGGGTGCAGCATTGGGTGCGCCTGGCGGGCCACCACTGATGGCAATCACTGCTGCCGCCGGATTCATCGCAGGCAAGGCAGTCAAAAAGGCAGTGGGCTATGGCGCAGAGAAAACCGGCACCAGCGCGTCAGTCAGTTTGAATACCCGACTCATGGCCCCTGACAACATCACCCGCGAAGTCTTCGCCAAGGCCTCCGGAACAGAGGCTCGATTCAATCATCTGAAACAGACACTCAACCCCACCACGGCTCATGGACAAAAAAACCTGAAGGCCACCGGAGCACGTGCAGCTCTGGGAAGCGTTCCCCTGCTGGGCCCAGGGCTTAAGACCATCCCCAACCTCATTGAAGTCCTCCATGAGGTCGATGAGGCGGGAACGCCACTGTCGGCGGAGCAAGTCCAGGAACTGGATAACCACCTCGTCAACCTGGCCACGACCCTGGATCGCGGGATGACGAACCTGCAATCCCGATTTACCGAACTGGGCCGAGACGAAGCCCTTGGCTATACACCACAACGGCTTCGGGAGAAAACCAACAAGGTCATCAATCAATTGAAGGACACGCGGACCGTACTCCACTCGCGTTCCTCCCGGTTCACGGCGGTCTAG
- a CDS encoding ATP-binding protein produces the protein MLPTSRTLRLTLYTLLILAGAAIAATLAMRHTERQSLVDDAARANQQLALYANSLHTLIERYRALPAVLALDPELRSALAGSVSADQQDLLNHKLEKINGAAQSSTLELLDHTGLAVAASNWRLPSSYVGHNYGFRPYFRQTRSQGTGRFYAVGVTSGIPGYFLSSAVTGDNGEFRGAMVVKLEFPELEREWRQGSDTLLVSDARGIIFIANQPGWRYRLLSALSDTDRAELKLTRQYDKQPLTPLDHQPIRHFDDNSYLARVNGPDGSAEYLWESLPLSTEGWTLHLLRRPQVAFEDLRNAGLAAAGLWLTLVFLLLFLNQRWRLAKLRQRSREELERLVDERTRDLRTAQDGLVQSAKLAALGQMSAALAHEINQPLTAQRMQLATLRLLLDHGRVDDAYKALKPVDDMLTRMAALTGHLKTFARKSPSGLRERLDLAAVVDQSLQLLDARFRDEHIGCVLDLTRPAWVRGDAIRLEQVLINLLRNALDAMRDKPLKRLEIRLKADQQLWCLTVADSGGGIAEQDLPNVFDPFFTTKPVGDGLGLGLAVSFAIVHELGGRLIAGNQGEGALFTLTLPIDLEAHIQCSTQ, from the coding sequence ATGCTGCCAACTTCTCGTACCTTGCGTCTGACGTTGTATACGTTGCTGATCCTCGCCGGTGCGGCTATTGCCGCCACCCTGGCCATGCGTCATACCGAGCGCCAGTCGCTGGTGGACGACGCCGCCCGCGCCAATCAGCAACTGGCGCTGTACGCCAACTCCCTGCATACGCTGATCGAACGCTACCGCGCCCTGCCCGCCGTGCTGGCGCTGGACCCGGAACTGCGTTCGGCCCTGGCAGGTTCAGTCAGTGCGGATCAGCAAGACCTGCTCAACCACAAGCTCGAGAAGATCAACGGCGCCGCCCAGTCTTCCACGCTGGAACTGCTGGACCACACCGGGCTGGCCGTCGCCGCCAGCAACTGGCGTCTGCCCAGCAGTTACGTCGGCCACAACTACGGTTTCCGCCCTTACTTCCGCCAGACTCGCAGCCAGGGCACCGGGCGTTTTTACGCGGTGGGCGTGACCAGCGGGATTCCCGGCTACTTCCTCTCAAGCGCCGTGACCGGTGACAACGGTGAGTTCCGCGGTGCCATGGTGGTCAAGCTCGAATTTCCGGAACTGGAACGCGAATGGCGCCAGGGCAGCGACACCCTGCTGGTGAGTGACGCTCGTGGCATCATCTTCATTGCCAATCAGCCGGGGTGGCGCTATCGGCTGCTGAGCGCACTCTCGGACACCGATCGCGCCGAACTCAAACTGACCCGCCAGTACGACAAGCAACCGCTGACACCGCTGGACCATCAACCCATTCGGCACTTTGACGACAACAGCTATCTGGCCCGCGTCAACGGCCCCGACGGATCGGCCGAGTACCTCTGGGAATCCCTGCCCCTGAGTACCGAAGGCTGGACCTTGCACCTGCTGCGTCGCCCGCAGGTGGCCTTTGAAGATCTGCGTAACGCCGGGCTGGCCGCTGCCGGGCTGTGGCTGACGCTGGTATTTTTGCTGTTATTCCTCAACCAGCGCTGGCGTCTGGCCAAACTCCGTCAACGCAGCCGCGAAGAGCTGGAGCGCCTGGTCGATGAACGCACCCGCGACCTGCGCACCGCCCAGGACGGCCTCGTGCAATCGGCCAAACTGGCGGCACTGGGGCAGATGTCCGCGGCCCTGGCCCATGAAATCAACCAGCCACTGACCGCCCAGCGCATGCAACTGGCGACGTTGCGCCTGCTGCTCGATCATGGCCGCGTCGACGATGCCTACAAGGCGCTCAAACCGGTGGACGACATGCTGACTCGCATGGCTGCCCTCACCGGCCATCTCAAGACCTTCGCGCGCAAAAGCCCCAGCGGCTTGCGCGAGCGCCTGGACCTGGCGGCCGTGGTCGACCAGTCCCTGCAATTGCTCGACGCGCGCTTTCGCGACGAACACATTGGCTGCGTGCTCGACCTGACTCGCCCGGCGTGGGTGCGCGGCGATGCAATCCGTCTCGAACAGGTGTTGATCAACCTGCTGCGCAATGCCCTCGACGCCATGCGCGACAAACCACTCAAGCGCCTGGAAATCCGCCTCAAGGCCGATCAGCAGCTCTGGTGCCTGACCGTTGCCGACAGCGGCGGCGGTATTGCCGAGCAGGATTTGCCGAATGTCTTCGACCCCTTCTTCACCACCAAACCCGTGGGCGATGGCCTGGGCCTCGGGTTGGCGGTGTCCTTCGCGATTGTTCATGAACTCGGTGGTCGCTTGATCGCTGGCAACCAGGGTGAGGGCGCGCTGTTTACCCTCACCCTGCCGATCGACCTGGAGGCGCACATTCAATGCTCAACTCAGTAA
- a CDS encoding sigma-54 dependent transcriptional regulator produces MLNSVIVVDDEASIRSAVKQWLSLSGFDVQLFSRAEDCLAQLPAHFPGVVLSDVRMPGMSGLELLARLQQLDVELPVILLTGHGDVPMAVEAMRDGAYDFLEKPFSPETLLSSLRRALDKRRLVLENRALHEQADNRSKLEASLLGVSRGLQTLRRQVLDLAALPVNVLIRGETGSGKELVARCLHDFGPRADKPFVALNCAAIPEQLFEAELFGHESGAFTGAQGKRIGKLEYADGGTLFLDEIESMPLAQQVKLLRVLQEQKLERLGSNQSIHVDLRIIAATKPDLLDEARAGRFREDLAYRLNVAELRLPPLRERREDIPLLYEHFAHTAAERLGRSVAPLSGPHLSRLLSHDWPGNVRELANVAERQVLGLGEPEPVGLEPGQSLAAQQEAFEAQCLRAALTRHKGDIKAVLEELQLPRRTFNEKMQRHGLNREMFL; encoded by the coding sequence ATGCTCAACTCAGTAATCGTCGTCGACGACGAAGCGAGCATTCGCAGCGCGGTCAAGCAATGGCTGAGCCTGTCGGGGTTTGACGTGCAGTTGTTCAGCCGCGCCGAGGACTGCCTGGCGCAGTTGCCGGCGCATTTCCCCGGGGTGGTTCTCAGCGACGTGCGCATGCCAGGCATGAGCGGCCTGGAACTGCTGGCCCGGCTGCAACAACTGGACGTCGAACTGCCGGTGATCCTGCTGACAGGCCACGGCGATGTGCCGATGGCCGTCGAAGCGATGCGTGACGGGGCCTACGATTTTCTGGAAAAACCCTTCAGCCCCGAGACGCTGCTAAGCAGCTTGCGCCGGGCGCTGGACAAGCGGCGCCTGGTGCTGGAAAACCGCGCGCTGCATGAACAGGCCGACAACCGCAGCAAACTCGAGGCCAGCCTGCTGGGTGTGTCCCGAGGGTTGCAGACCTTGCGCCGACAAGTGCTGGACCTCGCCGCCTTACCGGTGAACGTGCTGATTCGCGGCGAAACCGGCAGCGGCAAGGAACTCGTCGCCCGCTGCCTGCACGACTTCGGCCCGCGCGCCGACAAACCCTTCGTGGCCCTGAACTGCGCGGCCATCCCCGAGCAGTTGTTCGAGGCGGAACTGTTCGGCCATGAAAGCGGTGCCTTCACGGGCGCACAGGGCAAACGCATCGGCAAGCTTGAATACGCTGACGGTGGCACGCTGTTCCTCGATGAGATCGAAAGCATGCCGCTGGCCCAGCAAGTCAAACTGCTGCGGGTGCTACAGGAACAGAAACTCGAACGCCTGGGCTCCAACCAGAGCATTCATGTGGACCTGCGCATTATTGCGGCGACCAAACCCGACCTGCTGGATGAAGCCCGCGCGGGACGTTTTCGCGAAGACCTGGCCTATCGGCTGAACGTCGCGGAGTTGCGTTTACCACCGTTGCGCGAGCGACGTGAAGACATTCCGTTGCTGTACGAACACTTCGCTCACACCGCCGCCGAGCGACTGGGGCGCAGTGTTGCACCGCTGAGCGGGCCGCACTTGAGCCGTTTGCTGAGTCACGACTGGCCGGGCAATGTGCGCGAACTGGCGAACGTCGCCGAGCGTCAGGTGCTGGGGCTGGGTGAGCCGGAACCGGTCGGCCTCGAACCCGGCCAATCCCTCGCCGCCCAGCAGGAAGCCTTCGAGGCCCAGTGCCTGCGCGCCGCGCTGACCCGGCACAAAGGCGACATCAAAGCCGTGCTCGAAGAACTGCAACTGCCGCGCCGCACCTTCAATGAAAAGATGCAGCGCCATGGATTGAATCGAGAGATGTTCCTGTAG
- a CDS encoding flavin reductase family protein gives MPDDIHYYEPAHGHGLPHDPFNAIVGPRPIGWISSQDSEGRLNLAPYSFFNAFNYIPPIIGFSSVGRKDSLNNIEQTGEFAWNLATRPLAEQMNQSCATVAADINEFELAGLTPVASKVIQVPRVAESPVSFECKVTQIIQLQRADKEVVPSWLILGEVVAVHIAKWLLKDGVYDTAAAEPILRGGGPADYFQLGPEALFKMFRPGATKA, from the coding sequence ATGCCCGACGACATCCACTACTACGAACCCGCCCACGGCCACGGCCTGCCCCACGACCCGTTCAATGCCATCGTCGGCCCGCGCCCCATCGGCTGGATTTCCTCGCAGGACAGTGAAGGCCGGCTGAACCTGGCGCCTTACAGCTTTTTCAACGCGTTCAACTACATTCCGCCGATCATCGGGTTCTCAAGCGTTGGCCGCAAAGACAGCCTGAACAACATCGAACAGACCGGCGAATTCGCCTGGAACCTGGCCACCCGCCCGCTGGCCGAGCAGATGAACCAAAGCTGCGCGACGGTTGCGGCCGACATCAATGAATTCGAATTGGCCGGGCTGACGCCTGTCGCCTCGAAAGTCATCCAGGTGCCACGGGTCGCCGAAAGCCCGGTGTCCTTTGAATGCAAGGTCACGCAGATCATTCAGTTGCAACGCGCAGATAAAGAAGTGGTGCCGAGCTGGCTGATCCTCGGCGAAGTGGTCGCCGTGCATATCGCCAAGTGGCTGCTCAAGGACGGGGTGTACGACACCGCCGCGGCAGAACCGATTCTGCGCGGCGGCGGGCCGGCGGATTATTTCCAGTTGGGGCCTGAAGCCCTGTTCAAAATGTTCCGCCCGGGGGCGACCAAGGCCTGA